The following proteins are co-located in the Pedosphaera parvula Ellin514 genome:
- a CDS encoding ABC transporter permease, with the protein MSIWRIVFKSLRQHLLSTLVTAFSIALAGGLLMSVWSIKEQAQATFTQINGGFDAVLGARSSKLQLVLNAVFHMEASPANISWSDYEEIQKNPSVELAVPIAMGDNFRGYRIVGTLPDLFTKTEYAPGRHYQVKAPGRIFDSSLREAIVGSFVAEKLHLKRGDTFHPYHGLTFNEKEEHAESYVIVGILEPSNTPADRVIWIPLEGVQKMSGHKAEAADELSAVLVKLRNPIAGRSLEEFYNKQGTKLTFAWPIGATMAELLSKISWFDKLLELVAYLVALVATGSILASIYNTMNERRREIAILRALGAHRDMIFSMIVLESATIAALGMLIGFGVYFGIMTFAAEIVRSKTGVVIDPMAGNLVLLWTPLGMIGISALAGLIPAFKAYRTDVAENLVPLS; encoded by the coding sequence ATGAGCATCTGGCGCATCGTTTTCAAAAGTTTAAGGCAACACTTGTTGTCAACATTGGTCACTGCCTTCTCGATTGCCCTGGCAGGCGGATTGTTGATGTCTGTGTGGTCGATCAAAGAGCAGGCGCAAGCGACCTTTACGCAAATCAATGGCGGGTTCGACGCCGTGTTGGGCGCGCGCAGTTCGAAGTTGCAACTGGTTTTGAACGCAGTGTTTCACATGGAGGCTTCACCGGCGAACATTTCCTGGAGTGATTACGAGGAAATTCAGAAGAATCCGAGCGTCGAACTGGCGGTGCCGATTGCCATGGGTGACAACTTTCGCGGCTATCGCATTGTGGGAACGTTGCCGGACTTATTTACGAAAACGGAATATGCGCCTGGCCGTCACTATCAGGTGAAGGCGCCGGGGAGAATTTTCGATTCCAGTTTGCGCGAGGCAATCGTGGGGAGTTTTGTGGCGGAGAAGCTGCACCTGAAGCGTGGTGATACATTTCATCCTTATCACGGACTAACCTTCAACGAGAAGGAGGAGCATGCGGAGAGTTATGTGATTGTGGGCATTCTGGAACCGTCCAACACACCGGCGGACCGGGTGATTTGGATACCACTCGAAGGGGTGCAGAAAATGAGCGGACATAAAGCAGAAGCCGCCGATGAGCTGAGTGCTGTACTAGTGAAGCTGCGCAACCCGATTGCCGGGCGGAGTCTTGAGGAGTTTTACAATAAGCAGGGAACCAAGTTGACTTTTGCCTGGCCCATTGGCGCCACCATGGCGGAGTTGTTAAGCAAGATCAGTTGGTTTGATAAACTGCTTGAACTGGTGGCTTATCTGGTTGCGCTGGTGGCCACCGGTTCGATTCTCGCCAGCATTTACAATACGATGAATGAGCGGCGGCGGGAGATTGCCATCCTACGCGCATTGGGTGCGCATCGGGATATGATTTTCAGCATGATCGTGCTGGAGTCCGCGACCATTGCGGCGTTGGGCATGCTGATCGGATTTGGAGTTTACTTTGGCATCATGACATTTGCGGCTGAGATAGTTCGCTCCAAAACCGGTGTGGTCATTGATCCGATGGCGGGTAATCTGGTTTTGCTTTGGACACCGCTGGGAATGATTGGCATCAGTGCTTTGGCGGGATTAATACCAGCGTTCAAAGCGTATCGAACGGATGTGGCTGAGAACCTCGTGCCGCTTTCCTGA
- a CDS encoding DUF3299 domain-containing protein, translating to MKSRALKFLVGAVPLSMAMVVLNGCSRSESAAEKSETREIHGEPINAPKAVAVTGMQPQKTETPTITESKVVPITEIKTVPATPVQTKATPVPVQASAVSLPEKKGDYLTVGFDKLASYNFDVPDEAPVTNAMSGPDKADEQIPATVKAFNQKKVSVKGFMLPLKVDNGSVTEFLIMKDQSMCCYGNVPKITEWISVKTTGKGVKPIMDQPVNIQGTLHVGAMRENGYLVGIYGMDGEKLVESGD from the coding sequence ATGAAGTCGCGAGCACTCAAATTTCTAGTTGGCGCCGTGCCGTTAAGTATGGCGATGGTTGTGCTCAACGGCTGTAGTCGTTCGGAATCGGCTGCTGAGAAGAGTGAGACGCGCGAAATTCATGGTGAGCCGATTAATGCTCCCAAGGCTGTGGCCGTTACCGGAATGCAACCACAGAAAACCGAGACGCCAACCATCACAGAATCGAAGGTGGTTCCCATTACTGAAATCAAGACTGTGCCCGCCACCCCGGTTCAAACAAAAGCAACTCCAGTTCCTGTCCAAGCTTCCGCTGTTTCATTACCGGAAAAAAAGGGAGATTATCTTACGGTAGGTTTCGATAAACTGGCTTCCTATAATTTCGATGTTCCTGATGAAGCTCCGGTGACAAACGCCATGTCCGGACCGGACAAGGCCGACGAGCAAATTCCGGCCACGGTAAAGGCTTTCAATCAGAAAAAAGTTTCCGTCAAAGGTTTCATGCTGCCACTGAAAGTCGATAATGGATCAGTAACCGAGTTCTTGATCATGAAGGATCAATCGATGTGTTGCTACGGCAACGTGCCTAAGATTACGGAATGGATCAGCGTCAAGACCACGGGCAAAGGAGTGAAGCCGATCATGGATCAGCCGGTGAACATCCAGGGAACGCTGCACGTTGGTGCCATGCGTGAGAATGGCTACCTCGTCGGCATTTACGGAATGGACGGCGAAAAATTGGTTGAGTCCGGCGATTAA
- a CDS encoding substrate-binding domain-containing protein: MISRVATFLATLFFCLTAMAQTQKSYNFGMIGKSQGNAFFEAAHAGANAAARELGAKQGIKIKIDWRTPNEEDAQKQAEFIEQLVLNGVDGIIISCSDANKLTDAINKAVKQGIPVVTFSGDAPASKRFVALGIDDFQCGEQTFEELAKQLDGKGVVAAIDGNPNAANLQKRAAGFRAAAKKHPNIKLLDVFYHKETPQDAVAKIEQVMQANPDVTGWGLLGGWPLFTDNALKWSPGTIKCVSVDALPQELGYVRSGHVQILLSQDVYGFGYKGVEHLANKLTLKKNPANPIDNTPLTAVTKTNVEEFGKNWEKWLPK, encoded by the coding sequence ATGATCTCACGCGTCGCTACATTTCTGGCAACCCTGTTCTTCTGCCTTACTGCCATGGCTCAAACTCAAAAGAGCTACAATTTCGGCATGATTGGCAAGTCACAGGGCAATGCTTTCTTCGAAGCAGCTCATGCTGGAGCCAATGCCGCCGCCCGCGAGTTGGGCGCAAAGCAGGGAATCAAAATCAAAATCGACTGGCGCACCCCCAACGAGGAGGATGCCCAAAAGCAGGCGGAGTTCATCGAACAACTTGTTCTCAATGGTGTGGACGGCATCATCATCAGTTGTTCCGATGCCAACAAGCTGACCGATGCGATCAACAAGGCGGTAAAGCAGGGGATACCAGTGGTTACCTTCTCAGGCGACGCGCCCGCCAGCAAACGCTTTGTCGCGCTCGGCATTGACGACTTCCAATGTGGGGAACAAACGTTCGAAGAACTCGCCAAACAACTCGATGGCAAAGGCGTGGTCGCCGCCATTGATGGCAATCCCAATGCCGCCAACCTGCAAAAGCGGGCTGCTGGATTTCGTGCCGCCGCCAAAAAGCATCCCAACATCAAATTGCTCGATGTCTTCTATCATAAGGAAACTCCACAGGACGCCGTCGCCAAAATTGAACAGGTGATGCAAGCGAATCCCGACGTCACCGGATGGGGCTTGCTCGGCGGCTGGCCACTCTTCACGGATAACGCACTCAAGTGGAGTCCTGGCACGATCAAGTGTGTTTCAGTCGATGCCTTACCTCAGGAACTCGGATATGTCCGCAGCGGCCATGTTCAAATATTGCTCTCCCAGGATGTCTACGGCTTTGGCTACAAAGGAGTGGAGCATCTCGCCAACAAACTTACCCTCAAGAAGAATCCTGCGAATCCGATCGATAACACCCCGCTGACTGCCGTCACCAAAACGAACGTGGAAGAATTTGGGAAGAACTGGGAAAAATGGCTGCCAAAATGA
- a CDS encoding dipeptide epimerase, with amino-acid sequence MQIKFWPQDLKLAHTWTIASSVTSGSDVTSVGIVQLTDRDGTVGLGEAAPARRYNESTPGSLDFIAKVDATKLSFDNIEASMKYVESLASGQFAAKSAINVALLDGAARKAGKPIYDLLGLGFRNNHHVTSFSIGIDKADVIRKKVLAAEQYPVLKLKVGAADDKANLAALREAAPQKWVRVDANEGWKTKEHALEMIEWLAQDKFIQYIEQPMPADSNPKDIAWLKARSPLPLFGDESYHTAKDVDHCAECYHGVNVKLCKTGGISNAYEALQVARKAGLKTMIGCMIETSILISAAAHLAELCDYLDIDGNLLTTNDPYLGVTAEKGLLSFASAPEKLGLRVRAK; translated from the coding sequence GTGCAAATCAAGTTTTGGCCCCAGGATTTAAAGCTGGCCCATACGTGGACCATCGCCAGTAGCGTCACCAGCGGCTCGGACGTCACGTCCGTGGGCATCGTTCAACTCACTGACAGGGATGGCACCGTCGGTCTCGGCGAAGCCGCCCCGGCCAGGCGTTATAATGAATCCACCCCCGGCTCTCTTGATTTCATTGCCAAGGTGGATGCTACAAAACTTTCCTTCGACAACATCGAAGCGAGCATGAAGTACGTGGAGTCCCTGGCTTCCGGCCAGTTTGCAGCCAAATCCGCCATTAACGTGGCTTTGCTCGACGGCGCCGCCCGCAAGGCTGGCAAACCCATTTACGATCTGCTTGGCCTCGGCTTCCGCAATAATCATCACGTCACTTCCTTCAGCATCGGCATCGATAAGGCGGATGTCATCCGCAAGAAGGTTCTCGCGGCGGAACAATATCCTGTGCTCAAACTCAAGGTCGGCGCTGCGGATGATAAGGCCAATCTGGCCGCCCTCCGCGAAGCTGCTCCCCAAAAATGGGTGCGCGTGGATGCCAATGAAGGTTGGAAGACGAAGGAGCACGCCCTCGAAATGATCGAGTGGCTCGCGCAGGACAAATTTATTCAGTATATCGAACAGCCAATGCCGGCCGATAGTAATCCAAAGGATATAGCCTGGTTGAAAGCCCGCTCACCATTGCCACTGTTCGGTGACGAGTCTTACCACACCGCGAAGGATGTGGACCATTGTGCCGAATGTTACCACGGCGTGAACGTGAAGCTCTGCAAGACTGGCGGAATCAGCAACGCTTACGAAGCTCTGCAGGTTGCCCGCAAGGCCGGTTTGAAAACGATGATCGGCTGCATGATTGAAACCAGCATTCTCATCAGCGCCGCCGCGCATCTCGCCGAACTCTGCGACTACCTCGATATCGATGGCAATCTCCTCACCACCAATGATCCCTATCTTGGTGTGACCGCCGAGAAAGGTTTGCTCTCATTCGCCAGCGCGCCGGAGAAGTTGGGTCTGCGCGTCAGAGCCAAATAA
- a CDS encoding PVC-type heme-binding CxxCH protein: MKSLLRTSCLGIAALFTALNLLAADAGPIKPAGKDGKPLNLDFENGTLKDWTAVGQAFEKQPIRGDTVSPRRGDMKSNHQGDYWIGTYEVAGDKAKGTLTSVPFKVTHPWASFLIAGGNQPGTRVELATANDHKVFLKVSGYDSEQLRPVLVDLQQQLGKEIFIRLVDDETGGWGHINFDDFEFYDQKPQLANALDPAKIAADEMPPADVIKFAGLSPEDAAKEMTLPPGFKAHLFAGEPDVKQPIAFAIDHRGRIWVAEAYTYPIPAPEGQGKDRILVFEDTNGDGKFDKRTVFIEGLNLVSGLEVGFGGVWVGAAPYLMYIPIQDGDEPKPAGKPQILLDGWGHQDTHETLNTFTWGPDGWLYGCHGVFTFSNVGKPGAPNSERIPMTAGVWRYHPTKHIFERFSEGTSNPWGVDFDEHGQCFIEACVIPHLWHMIQGARYERQGGQHVNPYIYDDIKTIADHLHYGGNKGPHAANGRAGAMGGGHAHAGLMVYQGDSWPEEYRGGLFMNNIHGARINMDIPERQGSGFVGHHHPDFINFNDSWSQILNLQYDQDGSVYMIDWYDKNQCHHNDPNGHDRSNGRIFKIVYGDTKTTPVNLEKLSDEELVKLVTSKKEWMSRHARRILQERGLKPDAQKALVKILNHDSNPAHELRALWALQAAGTLDEKTVLALLKSKDEYIRAWSIQALCENDNISDAGLKAFTTLAQSDKSPVVRLYIASALQRIPVEKRWDIVAALNQHNEDANDHNLPLMNWYAAEPLATKDITRALALAEESKLPRILHFTVRRVAAIGTPQAFAEITKTLEKVNTDGKRLDILNGLSLALKGQRTAPMPQGWEAVESKLNQTANAEVRAQLQSLSLTFGSAGALASLRRTLVDGGADANARKTALDSLLSSRDSGLAPVLQQLLTDANLQGSALRGLAAYDDPRTPVAILTIYPNLTGTHRRDALNTLASRVTYAKALLVSVEQGTVPVKDLTADLVRNLRNLKDADLAQQVQKVWGVNRDSSADKKAEIEKYKKVYHAGGSQPGDASRGRAVFTRTCAQCHTLFDTGGKVGPDLTGSNRGDLDYILLNIVDPNAVIPNDYRAANIDTKDDRSITGIIKQQDDKSITVVTANEVITIPRNEVKSLNQSEFSMMPEGLLQSLNDQEVRDLIYYLSRPGQVPLPAPVETPADPAKFFNKKDLSGWDGDMQLWRVENGEIVGHTDTGLKHNTFLKSTVAVDNFRLVLKMKLTPNKENSGIQFRSERFGDYEMKGMQADAGAGWWGKLYEENGRAILCDTKGDQFVNQDDWNTYEILAVDGKIKTAINGHLCVDVDDNKVARHGIFGLQMHAGGPLEVRFKDLQLELNPKFEMTTVK; encoded by the coding sequence ATGAAATCGCTCCTTCGCACTTCATGTTTAGGCATCGCCGCTCTGTTCACCGCATTGAATCTATTGGCTGCGGATGCCGGGCCGATCAAACCCGCGGGCAAGGATGGCAAGCCACTCAACCTCGACTTTGAAAACGGCACGCTTAAAGATTGGACAGCCGTCGGCCAGGCATTCGAGAAGCAACCTATTCGTGGTGACACTGTCTCTCCTCGTCGCGGAGACATGAAGAGTAATCACCAGGGTGATTACTGGATCGGCACCTACGAAGTCGCGGGCGACAAGGCAAAAGGCACCCTCACTTCAGTTCCTTTCAAAGTCACTCATCCCTGGGCGAGTTTCCTCATCGCTGGAGGTAATCAGCCCGGCACGCGCGTTGAATTGGCCACTGCCAACGACCACAAGGTATTTCTAAAAGTTTCCGGTTACGACAGCGAACAATTGCGACCGGTGCTCGTCGATTTGCAGCAACAGCTCGGCAAGGAAATTTTCATCCGCCTCGTCGATGATGAAACCGGCGGCTGGGGACACATCAACTTTGACGACTTTGAATTCTACGATCAAAAGCCGCAATTGGCGAACGCTCTCGACCCTGCAAAAATTGCTGCCGACGAAATGCCTCCAGCCGATGTCATTAAATTCGCCGGCCTCTCACCCGAAGATGCCGCGAAGGAGATGACTCTGCCTCCCGGTTTTAAAGCGCACCTGTTCGCCGGCGAGCCGGATGTGAAACAACCAATTGCTTTCGCCATCGACCATCGCGGTCGCATCTGGGTGGCCGAAGCTTATACCTATCCCATTCCCGCACCGGAAGGGCAGGGGAAGGATCGTATTCTCGTCTTCGAAGATACGAACGGCGACGGCAAATTCGACAAGCGTACCGTCTTCATCGAAGGTCTCAACCTCGTCAGCGGTCTTGAAGTTGGCTTCGGCGGTGTCTGGGTCGGCGCGGCTCCGTACCTAATGTATATTCCCATTCAGGATGGCGACGAACCCAAGCCCGCAGGCAAACCACAAATTCTTCTCGACGGTTGGGGCCATCAAGATACCCACGAAACTCTAAACACTTTCACTTGGGGACCCGACGGCTGGCTCTACGGTTGCCACGGCGTATTTACATTTTCCAATGTCGGCAAACCCGGCGCGCCTAATAGCGAACGCATTCCGATGACCGCCGGTGTCTGGCGTTATCATCCCACCAAACATATCTTCGAACGTTTCTCCGAAGGCACGAGCAATCCGTGGGGTGTCGATTTTGATGAACATGGTCAATGCTTCATCGAAGCCTGCGTCATTCCCCATCTCTGGCACATGATTCAAGGCGCACGTTACGAACGTCAGGGCGGTCAGCACGTCAATCCTTACATCTACGACGACATCAAAACCATTGCCGACCATCTCCATTACGGCGGCAACAAGGGTCCCCATGCCGCCAACGGTCGTGCGGGTGCCATGGGTGGTGGTCATGCCCACGCCGGCTTGATGGTTTATCAAGGGGACAGTTGGCCTGAAGAATATCGCGGCGGACTGTTCATGAACAACATCCATGGCGCACGTATCAACATGGACATCCCCGAGCGCCAGGGCTCCGGTTTCGTAGGCCATCATCATCCCGACTTCATCAACTTCAACGATTCATGGTCGCAGATTCTTAATTTGCAATACGACCAGGATGGTTCCGTTTACATGATCGATTGGTACGACAAAAACCAATGTCACCATAATGATCCGAATGGTCACGACCGCTCCAATGGCCGCATCTTTAAAATCGTTTACGGCGACACCAAAACCACGCCGGTCAATTTGGAAAAATTAAGTGACGAGGAATTGGTCAAGCTGGTCACTTCGAAAAAAGAATGGATGAGCCGCCATGCGCGCAGAATTTTGCAGGAACGCGGACTCAAACCCGACGCACAGAAGGCCCTGGTTAAAATCTTGAATCACGACTCAAACCCTGCACACGAACTGCGTGCTCTCTGGGCTCTGCAGGCCGCCGGCACGTTGGACGAAAAAACCGTGCTGGCCCTGTTAAAGAGCAAGGATGAATACATTCGCGCCTGGAGCATTCAAGCCCTCTGCGAAAATGACAATATTTCAGACGCTGGACTGAAGGCCTTCACCACCTTGGCCCAATCAGACAAATCACCAGTCGTTCGTCTCTACATCGCTTCCGCACTCCAACGCATCCCCGTTGAAAAACGCTGGGATATCGTCGCCGCACTCAATCAACACAACGAAGATGCGAACGACCACAATCTGCCGCTCATGAATTGGTACGCTGCCGAACCACTCGCGACCAAAGACATCACCCGCGCTCTCGCACTCGCGGAAGAATCCAAACTCCCGCGCATCCTCCATTTCACCGTGCGCCGTGTTGCTGCCATCGGTACACCGCAGGCATTTGCTGAAATCACCAAAACTTTGGAAAAGGTGAACACGGACGGAAAACGCTTGGACATTCTAAATGGCTTGAGCCTCGCCCTGAAAGGACAACGCACTGCACCCATGCCCCAGGGTTGGGAAGCGGTGGAATCCAAGCTCAACCAAACCGCCAACGCGGAAGTGCGCGCTCAATTGCAATCCCTCTCCCTTACCTTCGGCAGCGCTGGTGCGCTCGCCTCGTTGCGTCGGACATTGGTCGATGGCGGCGCCGACGCAAATGCGCGCAAAACCGCGCTCGATTCCTTGTTGAGCTCCAGGGATTCAGGCCTCGCTCCCGTCCTGCAGCAATTGCTGACCGACGCGAATCTGCAAGGCTCCGCTTTGCGCGGCCTCGCTGCCTACGATGATCCCAGAACTCCCGTTGCCATTCTCACAATTTATCCAAACCTCACCGGCACGCATCGTCGTGATGCCCTGAACACCCTCGCCTCGCGCGTGACCTATGCGAAGGCCTTGCTGGTATCGGTAGAGCAGGGGACAGTGCCAGTGAAAGACCTGACCGCCGATCTGGTGCGCAACCTGCGCAACCTGAAGGATGCTGATCTCGCACAGCAAGTGCAGAAGGTTTGGGGCGTCAACCGCGACAGCAGCGCGGATAAGAAAGCTGAAATTGAGAAGTACAAAAAAGTGTACCACGCTGGCGGTTCACAACCCGGCGATGCCTCACGCGGCCGCGCCGTCTTCACCCGTACTTGTGCCCAGTGTCACACCTTATTCGATACCGGCGGCAAGGTTGGCCCCGACCTCACCGGTTCGAATCGTGGTGACCTCGATTACATCCTGTTGAACATTGTCGATCCGAACGCTGTCATTCCAAACGATTACCGCGCCGCCAATATCGATACCAAGGATGATCGCAGCATCACTGGCATCATCAAGCAACAGGACGACAAGAGCATCACGGTCGTAACCGCGAATGAAGTCATCACGATTCCCCGCAACGAAGTAAAATCCCTGAATCAAAGCGAATTCTCCATGATGCCGGAGGGTCTGCTGCAATCGCTCAATGATCAGGAAGTGCGCGACCTGATTTATTATCTCAGCCGCCCCGGTCAGGTGCCTTTACCGGCACCAGTCGAAACTCCTGCCGATCCGGCAAAGTTCTTTAACAAAAAAGATCTCTCAGGTTGGGATGGCGATATGCAACTCTGGCGTGTAGAGAACGGCGAAATCGTCGGCCACACTGACACCGGCCTCAAACACAACACCTTTTTGAAAAGCACCGTGGCGGTTGATAACTTCAGGCTCGTGCTCAAAATGAAACTCACGCCTAACAAGGAGAACAGCGGCATTCAATTTCGCAGCGAACGCTTCGGCGATTACGAAATGAAAGGCATGCAAGCGGATGCCGGTGCCGGTTGGTGGGGCAAGCTCTACGAGGAAAATGGCCGCGCCATTCTATGCGATACCAAAGGGGATCAATTCGTGAACCAGGACGATTGGAACACGTATGAAATCCTCGCCGTGGACGGCAAAATCAAGACGGCCATCAATGGACACCTCTGCGTGGATGTCGACGACAACAAAGTAGCCCGTCACGGAATTTTCGGCTTGCAGATGCATGCCGGCGGTCCGCTCGAAGTCCGCTTCAAGGATTTGCAATTGGAATTGAATCCAAAATTCGAAATGACCACCGTAAAATAG
- a CDS encoding FG-GAP repeat domain-containing protein: MLKLSFTAVVLSLSALLSASAKDYTVHTFKKIQLTDKFWGEGANFGDFNHDGIMDVVSGPYWYEGPDFQKRHEYYPANTSFKLKKADGTEEKVEGFEGALGVNNTYSDNFFAFTYDFNGDGWDDIMIYGFPGKEAVWYENPKGREGHWQRHQVFDMVDNESPTFQDINGDGKPDIICNSGGYFGYATADWQHPEKPWTFHPISQKGNWHKFTHGLGVGDINGDGRMDLLEAGGWWEQPASLAGDPVWKFHKFPFAPGHGSSQMYAYDVNGDGKNDVITALNAHGYGLAWYEQITENGEISFKQHILLNEKKEPNEYGVTFSQLHSVDLIDMDGDGLKDIVTGKRFWAHGNHGDVDPSDPAVVYWFKLVRKGKGQADFVPYLIDDNSGVGTQVVAGNINKDKLPDIVVGNKKGTFVLLQEAKKVSKSEWEKAQPKPVAKSSGEKQAAVK; encoded by the coding sequence ATGCTCAAGCTTTCCTTCACTGCGGTCGTACTATCTCTGAGCGCTCTTCTCAGCGCTTCAGCCAAGGATTACACGGTCCACACGTTTAAAAAGATTCAGCTCACCGATAAGTTCTGGGGCGAAGGGGCAAACTTTGGCGACTTCAATCACGATGGCATAATGGACGTCGTCTCCGGCCCCTATTGGTACGAAGGCCCCGATTTTCAAAAGCGCCACGAATATTATCCCGCAAACACCAGCTTCAAATTAAAGAAAGCTGACGGCACCGAAGAAAAGGTCGAAGGTTTCGAAGGAGCCCTCGGCGTGAACAACACCTACTCCGATAATTTCTTCGCGTTCACCTACGACTTCAATGGCGACGGCTGGGATGACATCATGATATACGGATTCCCTGGCAAGGAAGCCGTCTGGTATGAAAACCCGAAGGGCAGGGAAGGTCATTGGCAACGGCACCAGGTCTTCGACATGGTCGATAACGAATCGCCAACTTTCCAGGACATTAACGGCGATGGCAAGCCTGACATCATTTGTAACTCGGGCGGTTACTTCGGTTACGCCACTGCAGATTGGCAACATCCCGAAAAACCCTGGACCTTCCATCCCATTTCACAAAAAGGCAATTGGCACAAGTTCACCCACGGCCTCGGAGTAGGGGACATTAACGGCGATGGACGCATGGATCTCCTCGAAGCTGGCGGCTGGTGGGAACAGCCCGCTTCACTTGCAGGCGATCCCGTCTGGAAGTTTCATAAATTCCCGTTTGCTCCCGGCCATGGTAGCTCCCAAATGTATGCCTATGACGTCAATGGCGATGGCAAAAACGACGTCATCACCGCCCTCAATGCGCACGGCTATGGGCTGGCCTGGTATGAACAGATTACTGAAAACGGAGAAATCTCCTTCAAGCAGCACATCCTCTTAAACGAAAAAAAGGAGCCGAACGAATACGGCGTCACTTTTTCCCAGCTCCACTCTGTTGACCTGATTGATATGGACGGTGACGGCTTGAAAGACATCGTCACTGGAAAACGTTTCTGGGCTCATGGCAATCACGGGGATGTCGATCCTTCTGACCCCGCAGTGGTGTATTGGTTCAAACTCGTACGCAAAGGAAAAGGCCAGGCGGATTTTGTGCCTTACCTGATCGATGATAACTCCGGCGTTGGCACACAGGTGGTCGCCGGCAATATTAATAAGGACAAATTACCCGACATCGTGGTTGGCAACAAAAAGGGAACATTTGTCCTTTTGCAGGAAGCCAAAAAAGTCAGCAAGTCCGAATGGGAAAAAGCACAACCCAAACCCGTTGCCAAATCGTCCGGGGAAAAGCAAGCGGCCGTAAAATAA